One genomic region from Gossypium hirsutum isolate 1008001.06 chromosome D13, Gossypium_hirsutum_v2.1, whole genome shotgun sequence encodes:
- the LOC107918725 gene encoding protein ROOT INITIATION DEFECTIVE 3 isoform X2 produces the protein MSSPSHPIVLTSSLNGPVTAFDAVSGVPLCHFSGSRSPYHGLALVGNSFIATSHISAETSSASIHLYNWWSSTALHNFLVPEPVAPLSATLDGLYLFAGGLSGSIHALSVPSGEILASYSAHNKPVSCLKISEDGSLLISGGDDGTISFVPIFQIIEASPDKSSTSLMLQRFVAHDGSVTAIDSIMAQCNSTIISSSLDCTIKIWGLLDGTKLRTVTFPCAIMGIALDQIRKEFFAAGSDGFIYKGSINAESKKHVNQTQEFIRWAQKHDSGIVSLVMVSETNNLVSASEDGKVYIWEIETGWS, from the exons ATGTCGTCTCCTTCGCATCCTATTGTCCTCACCAGCTCCCTTAATGGTCCCGTTACTGCCTTCGATGCTGTCTCTGGTGTCCCTCTTTGTCACTTCTCTGGCAGCAGGTCTCCTTACCATGGTCTTGCCCTTGTTGGCAACTCATTCATTGCTACTTCTCATATATCTGCAGAGACTTCTTCAGCCTCTATTCATCTCTACAATTGGTGGTCTTCAACagctctacacaattttcttgtTCCAGAACCTGTTGCACCCTTGTCAGCTACCCTTGATGGCTTGTATTTGTTTGCTGGTGGCCTTTCAGGTTCTATACATGCTCTCTCAGTTCCTTCAGGGGAGATACTCGCATCATATTCAGCACATAACAAGCCTGTTTCCTGCCTCAAAATAAGTGAAGATGGGTCACTTTTGATATCTGGTGGTGATGATGGTACAATTTCttttgttccaatctttcaaatcaTCGAGGCATCACCTGATAAGAGCTCCACCAGCTTGATGTTGCAGAGATTTGTTGCACATGATGGCTCAGTGACAGCAATAGACTCTATTATGGCACAGTGCAACTCTACCATAATATCAAGCTCGTTGGATTGCACGATTAAGATTTGGGGATTGTTGGATGGAACAAAGTTAAGAACAGTGACATTTCCATGTGCCATTATGGGGATAGCATTGGATCAAATAAGGAAAGAATTTTTTGCTGCAGGCTCAGATGGATTCATCTACAAGGGATCAATAAATGCTGAAAGCAAAAAGCATGTGAATCAAACACAGGAGTTCATTAGATGGGCTCAAAAGCATGACAGTGGGATTGTATCTTTAGTTATGGTGAGTGAGACAAACAATTTGGTATCTGCTTCAGAAGATGGGAAGGTTTATATATGGGAGATTGAAACAG GGTGGAGCTGA
- the LOC107918725 gene encoding protein ROOT INITIATION DEFECTIVE 3 isoform X1 yields the protein MSSPSHPIVLTSSLNGPVTAFDAVSGVPLCHFSGSRSPYHGLALVGNSFIATSHISAETSSASIHLYNWWSSTALHNFLVPEPVAPLSATLDGLYLFAGGLSGSIHALSVPSGEILASYSAHNKPVSCLKISEDGSLLISGGDDGTISFVPIFQIIEASPDKSSTSLMLQRFVAHDGSVTAIDSIMAQCNSTIISSSLDCTIKIWGLLDGTKLRTVTFPCAIMGIALDQIRKEFFAAGSDGFIYKGSINAESKKHVNQTQEFIRWAQKHDSGIVSLVMVSETNNLVSASEDGKVYIWEIETVDYAGWS from the exons ATGTCGTCTCCTTCGCATCCTATTGTCCTCACCAGCTCCCTTAATGGTCCCGTTACTGCCTTCGATGCTGTCTCTGGTGTCCCTCTTTGTCACTTCTCTGGCAGCAGGTCTCCTTACCATGGTCTTGCCCTTGTTGGCAACTCATTCATTGCTACTTCTCATATATCTGCAGAGACTTCTTCAGCCTCTATTCATCTCTACAATTGGTGGTCTTCAACagctctacacaattttcttgtTCCAGAACCTGTTGCACCCTTGTCAGCTACCCTTGATGGCTTGTATTTGTTTGCTGGTGGCCTTTCAGGTTCTATACATGCTCTCTCAGTTCCTTCAGGGGAGATACTCGCATCATATTCAGCACATAACAAGCCTGTTTCCTGCCTCAAAATAAGTGAAGATGGGTCACTTTTGATATCTGGTGGTGATGATGGTACAATTTCttttgttccaatctttcaaatcaTCGAGGCATCACCTGATAAGAGCTCCACCAGCTTGATGTTGCAGAGATTTGTTGCACATGATGGCTCAGTGACAGCAATAGACTCTATTATGGCACAGTGCAACTCTACCATAATATCAAGCTCGTTGGATTGCACGATTAAGATTTGGGGATTGTTGGATGGAACAAAGTTAAGAACAGTGACATTTCCATGTGCCATTATGGGGATAGCATTGGATCAAATAAGGAAAGAATTTTTTGCTGCAGGCTCAGATGGATTCATCTACAAGGGATCAATAAATGCTGAAAGCAAAAAGCATGTGAATCAAACACAGGAGTTCATTAGATGGGCTCAAAAGCATGACAGTGGGATTGTATCTTTAGTTATGGTGAGTGAGACAAACAATTTGGTATCTGCTTCAGAAGATGGGAAGGTTTATATATGGGAGATTGAAACAG TGGATTATGCAGGGTGGAGCTGA